From a single Streptomyces sp. NBC_00377 genomic region:
- a CDS encoding putative bifunctional diguanylate cyclase/phosphodiesterase: protein MEPTESAAPDARLRRRRVAGVWWGSRWTERSERPEGVQAPPPHTAALTAPHPVLDPRVSSAPHPGLPDADADRHLSWPALPATVVSAAAFALGAGFYRAFTGYHALFPSGTAGWALALLVGVVVGHLVLLGRARWWGGTGSGAALTLAVLLLYGWVPAGLVSLTVVVLVGIARRHRWRQGVLHGAVDILGIGTGALLLAACGRVPSVEHPWTPDTWTVYTGPQVVLVAVAYLAVTRVLLWYLHAPRAGGLPTVARTALVRQGLVAVALLGIAPLICVVAVAKPILLPLFAIPLIALDSTLWMARARAEEQLRDPLTGLPNRQWLLERIWTALDDAERIGARAALMLIDLDRFRSVNDTLGHLAGDRLLLQIAERLRLALPRGAEVARLGGDEFAVLLPVADSTTSASRVARALIADLGTPLDLDGLTLVLEASAGVAVFPDHALDAEGMLRRADVAMYQAKRDRTGVEVYESKRDSNTPDRLGLLGDLRRALDAHEVQLHYQPKVRFDGQVAGLEALVRWVHPERGKVPPDEFIAIAESSGLMPHLTEYVLDTALGQVARWRAQGLYVPVAVNVSPRDVHTPGFAGSVAARLARHGVPAGALQLEITEHVLLEDPQRAADTLNGLTGHGVKMSLDDFGTGYSSLVHLRRLPVSELKIDRSFVARLAVDTEDAEIVRCTVDLAHSLGLLVVAEGVEDDETWERLRDLGCDAVQGWLVAAAMPPEETTAWLRARGSRGWQRPAAALPAAASDE, encoded by the coding sequence ATGGAACCGACCGAGAGCGCCGCCCCGGACGCACGGCTGCGCCGACGCCGGGTTGCCGGCGTCTGGTGGGGAAGCCGGTGGACGGAGCGCTCCGAGCGCCCCGAGGGCGTGCAGGCGCCCCCGCCGCACACCGCGGCCCTCACCGCCCCGCATCCCGTCCTCGACCCCCGTGTCTCCTCCGCGCCGCACCCGGGGCTGCCCGACGCCGACGCCGACCGGCACCTGTCCTGGCCCGCGCTGCCCGCGACCGTCGTCTCCGCGGCCGCCTTCGCCCTCGGCGCAGGCTTCTACCGCGCCTTCACCGGCTACCACGCGCTCTTCCCGTCCGGTACGGCCGGCTGGGCCCTGGCCCTCCTCGTCGGCGTCGTCGTCGGCCATCTGGTCCTGCTCGGCCGCGCCCGCTGGTGGGGCGGCACCGGCTCCGGCGCCGCCCTCACCCTCGCCGTCCTGCTGCTGTACGGCTGGGTGCCGGCCGGTCTGGTGAGCCTCACCGTCGTCGTCCTGGTCGGCATAGCCCGGCGCCACCGCTGGCGGCAGGGCGTCCTGCACGGCGCGGTGGACATACTCGGCATCGGCACGGGCGCGCTGCTGCTCGCCGCCTGTGGCCGGGTGCCGTCCGTGGAACATCCCTGGACCCCGGACACCTGGACGGTCTACACCGGCCCCCAGGTGGTCCTGGTGGCAGTCGCCTACCTCGCGGTCACCCGCGTCCTGCTCTGGTACCTGCACGCCCCCCGCGCCGGCGGGCTGCCCACCGTCGCCCGTACGGCCCTGGTAAGACAGGGCCTGGTCGCGGTCGCCTTGCTGGGGATCGCTCCGCTGATCTGCGTGGTGGCCGTGGCCAAGCCGATCCTGCTGCCGCTGTTCGCGATCCCGCTCATCGCCCTCGACTCCACCCTGTGGATGGCCCGGGCCCGTGCCGAGGAGCAACTGCGCGACCCGCTGACCGGGCTGCCCAACCGTCAGTGGCTCCTGGAGCGCATCTGGACCGCCCTGGACGACGCCGAGCGCATCGGCGCCCGGGCCGCGCTGATGCTGATCGACCTCGACCGCTTCCGGTCGGTCAACGACACCCTCGGCCATCTCGCCGGCGACCGGCTGCTGCTCCAGATAGCCGAACGGCTGCGGCTCGCCCTCCCGCGCGGGGCGGAGGTGGCGCGGCTCGGCGGGGACGAGTTCGCCGTGTTACTGCCCGTCGCCGACTCCACGACCTCGGCTTCCAGGGTCGCCCGCGCACTGATCGCCGACCTCGGCACGCCGCTCGACCTGGACGGCCTCACCCTCGTCCTGGAGGCCAGCGCCGGCGTCGCCGTCTTCCCCGACCACGCCCTCGACGCGGAGGGCATGCTGCGCCGGGCCGACGTGGCGATGTACCAGGCCAAGCGGGACCGCACGGGCGTGGAGGTCTACGAGTCCAAGCGTGATTCCAACACCCCCGACCGGCTCGGACTGCTGGGCGATCTGCGCCGGGCGCTCGACGCGCACGAGGTGCAGCTGCACTACCAGCCGAAGGTCCGCTTCGACGGGCAGGTGGCCGGGCTGGAGGCGCTGGTGCGCTGGGTGCACCCGGAGCGCGGGAAGGTACCGCCGGACGAGTTCATAGCGATCGCAGAGTCCTCCGGGCTGATGCCCCACCTGACGGAGTACGTGCTGGACACGGCGCTCGGCCAGGTCGCGCGGTGGCGGGCCCAGGGGCTGTACGTGCCGGTCGCGGTCAACGTCTCCCCCCGCGACGTCCACACACCGGGTTTCGCCGGCTCCGTCGCGGCCCGGCTGGCCCGGCACGGAGTGCCCGCGGGGGCGCTCCAGCTGGAGATAACGGAACACGTCCTCCTGGAGGACCCGCAGCGCGCCGCCGACACCCTCAACGGCCTGACGGGGCACGGCGTGAAGATGTCCCTGGACGACTTCGGCACCGGTTACTCCTCCCTGGTGCATCTGCGCCGACTGCCGGTGAGCGAGCTGAAGATCGACCGCTCCTTCGTCGCCCGGCTGGCCGTCGACACCGAGGACGCGGAGATCGTGCGCTGCACGGTCGACCTCGCGCATTCGCTGGGCCTGCTGGTGGTCGCCGAGGGCGTCGAGGACGACGAGACCTGGGAGCGTCTGCGCGACC